GATCTACGAGATCCCGCTCGTCCTGCACGCCGAGGGCCTCGACGACTACCTGGTCCGCCACCTGCGCCTGGAGGAGAAGGCGGGCCGGCCCGACCTGACCGAGTGGCGGGCCCTGGTCGACCGCATCCGCAGCCCCCGCCGCAAGGTCCGCATCGCCCTGGTCGGCAAGTACATCAACCTGCCCGACGCCTACCTCTCGGTGACCCAGGCCCTCCAGCATGCCGGGTTTCACCATAAGGTGGAGGTTGAGGTGGTCTGGTGCGCCTCCGACGAGCTGGAGGACCCCCAGGCCCGCAAGGTGCTGGAGACGGTCGACGGGGTGCTGGTGCCCGGCGGCTTCGGGATCCGGGGGGTCGAGGGCAAGGTCGAGGCGATCCGCTTCGCCCGCGAGGGCCGCGTGCCCTACCTCGGCATCTGCCTGGGCCTGCAGACCGCGGTGATCGAGATCGCCCGCAACCTGGCCGGCCTGGAGGGGGCCAACTCGAGCGAGTTCGAGGCCGACACCCCCTACCCGGTGATCGACCTGCTGCCCGACCAGCGCCGCGTCGCCGACAAGGGCGGCACCATGCGCCTCGGGCTCGACCCGTGCCGGCTGCTCAAGGGCTCGCGGGCCGAGCGGGCCTACGGCGACGGGCTGGTGTTCGAGCGGCACCGCCACCGCTACGAGGTCAACAACCGCTTCCGGCGCCGGCTGGAGGACGCCGGGCTGGTCTTCTCCGGCACCTCGCCCGACGGCCGCCTGGTCGAGCTGATCGAGCTGCCCGACCACCCGTGGTTCGTGGCCGGCCAGTTCCACCCCGAGTTCCGCTCCCGCCCGACCCGGCCCCACCCCCTGTTCCGGGACTTCGTGGGCGCCGCCACCGCGTTCGCCGACGACCGCGACCGTTCGGCCGCCGCTCCGACCGGGGCCAGTCCGGCCGAGGTCGAGGCCGCCTACCCGGAGCCGGTCACTTCCCGATCGCGGCCGGCCCCGGCCCCGGCTCCGACCGCAGCCCCGGCCCCGGGTGCCCACGCCGACGGCGTGCCGGCCCACCGCAACGGCGAGTCGAGCCCGGCCCAGGTCCCGGGGGCGGGCGCCCCCCGGCCGGACGCCGCGGCCCGGCTGGACGCCGTCCGGCCGGACACCCCATTGCCGCCGGACGACGCGCCCGCCGTCCCGCGGGTCCCGATCGTCGACGCCAACCCGCGCCCCGACCCCGCCGACCCGCCGGCAACGGTCGACCTGCGCAGCGACGGCCTGGCCGACCCGGTCCGCCACGACGACGACCCGCCGGTCCCGGCCGGCCCCGTCGCCGCCGGCGAGCCCGGGCGCCCCTGAGAAGCGAGTGACCTCCCCGCCGTTCCGCGTCGTCGGCCGCCGCCGGCCGTTCGAGGGCAAGGTGTTCACGGTCCGGACCGACCGGATCGCCGACGAGGACGGCCGCACCGGCGAGCGCGAGGTGGTCGAGCACAACGGGGCCGTGGCCGCCCTGGTGGTCGACGACGACGGCCAGGTGCTGCTGGTCGACCAGTGGCGCCACGCCGTCGGGGCCAGGGTGCTGGAGGTCGCCGCCGGCAAGTACGACGTCCGCGGCGAGACGGTCGAGGAGACCCTCCGCCGCGAGCTCGCCGAGGAGCTGGGGGTCGAAGGCGGCACCCTGACCTGGCTGGCCAGCCTCTGGACGACCCCCGGGTGGAGCGACGAGATGCTGGACCTGTACCTGGCCGAGGGCGTCACCCCGATCGAGGGCGAGCGGTTCGCGGCCGACTGGGAGGAGCAGGGCATCGAGGTGGTGCGGCTGCCGTTCGAGGACGCGCTGCGGCGGGCCGCCGGCCCGCCCGGGGACGCCAAGACCCTGGTCGCCCTCGGCCTCTACGGGCTCAGGCGGAGCGGGACCTGGACGCCCGACCAGGCGGACCGGCCCCCGCCGGACGCCCCGGCCCGCCGGGCGGCCCGCCGGCCTGACTGACCCGGCGCTTCCCGTCTCGTAGACTTGGCGTGCCCGGGCCCGACGGTGGGCTTGGGACGCCGGTCGAGGATGCCCGGCGCGCATGCGCCGGGCGCGGTGGAGGTCCAGCGTATGTGAAGGCGACGCCGATCCTCGACCGGCGTCCCATCGAGCGGAAAGGGCGGCGACCATGGACGTTGGCATCCCGCGGGAGCTCAAGGACCACGAGTACCGGGTCGCGATCACGCCGGTGGGCGTCCGTGAGCTGGCCGACGCCGGCCACCGGGTGCTGGTCGAGCAGGGTGCCGGGCTGGGCAGCTCCATCACCGACCGCGAGTTCGAGAAGTCCGGGGCGACCGTGCTCGAGACCGCCGACGAGGTCTGGGCCGAGGCCGACCTCATCCTCAAGGTGAAGGAGCCGGTGCCCGAGGAGTTCCCCCGGCTGCGCAAGGACCAGGTGCTGTTCACCTACCTCCACCTGGCCGCCAGCCGCGAGGTCACCGAGGCGCTGCTGAAGAGCGGAACCACCGCCGTCGCCTACGAGACGGTCGAGCTGGCCGACGGCCGGCTGCCCCTGCTCGCCCCCATGAGCGAGGTCGCGGGCCGCATGGCCCCCCAGGTCGGCGCCCACCTGCTGGAGCGCGAGTCCGGCGGCCGCGGGGTGCTGATGGGCGGGGTGTCGGGCGTGGCCGCGGCCAAGGTGCTGGTCCTGGGCGGCGGCATGGCCGGCCAGAACGCCGCCTGGATCGCCCAGGGCATGGAGGCCGAGGTCACCCTGCTCGACAAGAACGTCGACAAGCTCCGCTACGTCGACCAGATCCACAAGGGCCGCATCGTCACCCTGATGTCGAACCGGCAGACGATCGAGGACCTGGCCCTCAACGCCGACCTGATCATCGGCTCGGTCCTGATCCCGGGGGCCAAGGCGCCCCGGCTGATCACCACCGAGCACGTCCGGGCGATGAAGCGGGGCGCGGTCCTGGTCGACATCTCGATCGACCAGGGCGGCTGCTTCGAGACCTCGCACGTGACCACCCACTCGGACCCGACCTACGTGGTCGACGGGGTGGTCCACTACTGCGTGGGCAACATGCCGGGGGCGGTGCCGCACACCTCGACCTACGCGCTCACCAACGTCACCCTGCCCTACGCGGCCCAGATCGCCTCGGCCGGTCTCGAGGAGGCCGTCAAGGACGACCCGCCGCTGGCCAAGGGCATCAACGTCTACCGCGGCGAGCTCACCTACGAGCAGGTCGCCGAGGCCCATGCCCTCGACTGGCGCCCCCTGGCCGAGGTCGTCCCCGGCCTGGCCGACGCCGCCGGCTAGCCGCCGATGTCCACCTCCGCGCCGCCAGCCGGTGTGCCCACCGCGCCGGTGGGGCCGGCGGCCGCGGCGGCGGTGCGCCGCTACCTCGACTACCTGGCCGTGGAGCGGGGCCTGGCCTCCAACACCCTCAGCGCCTACCGCCGGGACCTGCACCGCTACGCCGGCTGGCTGGCCGCCGCCGGGATCGACGACCCGGCCCGGGCCGGCGAGCCCGACCTGGTCGCCTTCCTGGGCGCGCTGCGGGCCGGCAGCACCCCGGTCGGGACCCGCTACCGGGCCTCCAGCGTCGCCCGCAGCCTGGCCGCGGTGCGCGGGTTCCACCGCTTCCTGGTCCGCGAGCGGCTGGCCGGCGCCGACCCCTCCCGCGACCTCGGCACCCCCAAGGTCCCGGCCAGCCTGCCCAAGGCCCTGTCGGTGGAGCAGGTCGAGGCGCTGCTGGGCGCGATCGCCGGCCACGACCAGCTGGCCCTGCGCGACCGGGCCCTGCTCGAGACCCTGTACGCGGCCGGGCTGCGGGTCAGCGAGGCCACCGCGCTCGACGTCGACGACCTGGACCTGGAGGACGGGACGGTGCGGGCCTTCGGCAAGGGGGCCAAGGAGCGCCTGGTCCCGGTCGGCCG
The sequence above is a segment of the Actinomycetota bacterium genome. Coding sequences within it:
- the ald gene encoding alanine dehydrogenase encodes the protein MDVGIPRELKDHEYRVAITPVGVRELADAGHRVLVEQGAGLGSSITDREFEKSGATVLETADEVWAEADLILKVKEPVPEEFPRLRKDQVLFTYLHLAASREVTEALLKSGTTAVAYETVELADGRLPLLAPMSEVAGRMAPQVGAHLLERESGGRGVLMGGVSGVAAAKVLVLGGGMAGQNAAWIAQGMEAEVTLLDKNVDKLRYVDQIHKGRIVTLMSNRQTIEDLALNADLIIGSVLIPGAKAPRLITTEHVRAMKRGAVLVDISIDQGGCFETSHVTTHSDPTYVVDGVVHYCVGNMPGAVPHTSTYALTNVTLPYAAQIASAGLEEAVKDDPPLAKGINVYRGELTYEQVAEAHALDWRPLAEVVPGLADAAG
- a CDS encoding NUDIX hydrolase; protein product: MTSPPFRVVGRRRPFEGKVFTVRTDRIADEDGRTGEREVVEHNGAVAALVVDDDGQVLLVDQWRHAVGARVLEVAAGKYDVRGETVEETLRRELAEELGVEGGTLTWLASLWTTPGWSDEMLDLYLAEGVTPIEGERFAADWEEQGIEVVRLPFEDALRRAAGPPGDAKTLVALGLYGLRRSGTWTPDQADRPPPDAPARRAARRPD
- a CDS encoding CTP synthase; amino-acid sequence: MAKHIFVTGGVASSLGKGLTAASLGRLMKARGLRVTMQKLDPYINVDPGTMNPFQHGEVFVTDDGCETDLDLGHYERFIDESLYRDSNVTTGAVYSTVIAAERRGEYLGDTVQVIPHITNEIKARIVRVAEDADVVITEVGGTVGDIESLPFLEAIRQLRHDIGREHVVFVHVSLVPYIGPSGELKTKPTQHSVRELRSLGIQPDAIVCRTDRPITDALKRKISLLSDVDVEAVVSAPDADSIYEIPLVLHAEGLDDYLVRHLRLEEKAGRPDLTEWRALVDRIRSPRRKVRIALVGKYINLPDAYLSVTQALQHAGFHHKVEVEVVWCASDELEDPQARKVLETVDGVLVPGGFGIRGVEGKVEAIRFAREGRVPYLGICLGLQTAVIEIARNLAGLEGANSSEFEADTPYPVIDLLPDQRRVADKGGTMRLGLDPCRLLKGSRAERAYGDGLVFERHRHRYEVNNRFRRRLEDAGLVFSGTSPDGRLVELIELPDHPWFVAGQFHPEFRSRPTRPHPLFRDFVGAATAFADDRDRSAAAPTGASPAEVEAAYPEPVTSRSRPAPAPAPTAAPAPGAHADGVPAHRNGESSPAQVPGAGAPRPDAAARLDAVRPDTPLPPDDAPAVPRVPIVDANPRPDPADPPATVDLRSDGLADPVRHDDDPPVPAGPVAAGEPGRP
- the xerD gene encoding site-specific tyrosine recombinase XerD; the protein is MPTAPVGPAAAAAVRRYLDYLAVERGLASNTLSAYRRDLHRYAGWLAAAGIDDPARAGEPDLVAFLGALRAGSTPVGTRYRASSVARSLAAVRGFHRFLVRERLAGADPSRDLGTPKVPASLPKALSVEQVEALLGAIAGHDQLALRDRALLETLYAAGLRVSEATALDVDDLDLEDGTVRAFGKGAKERLVPVGRSARRALEGYLVRGRPLLAGPRSGPALFLNAQGSRLTRQGCWKILRRHARHAGLEAQVSPHVLRHSFATHLLAGGADIRSVQELLGHASLATTQVYTRVTQDRLREVYLRAHPRARHATPSE